The following DNA comes from Lepeophtheirus salmonis chromosome 11, UVic_Lsal_1.4, whole genome shotgun sequence.
CACTTTGATACTTTTGTTAAAAGTACTCTTCCAAGCGACGTACTTAGCAAAATTTATGTTATGTCGTGGTTGTTCAAAAATGTGTATGAACGATCAAATTCAAAGtgaatgtcaaaaatattaatgtgttgtcttttttttttagatatcctttattttattcgaAGACGGGCTCAATAATAAAACCCCACATCCTCAGAGTCATGGGTCAAAACTGTGTTACAGCTCACTCTCAAATACTCCCCGAACTTTGTCACCTTGATGATATACCTGACGGTGGAATGAAGGAAGTGGAACTTCCTTCTAATTATGGTGAAGGAAAGATTCTTTTATTGAGGGACGGACTAAATATCAAAGCTCTGAGTCCAAAATGCACTCATTATGCTGCTCCTCTTTCCAAGGGGACGTATGATCCACAATTAGGAACTGTTAGATGTCCATTTCATGGCGCTTGTTTTAATGTTGAGACAGGAGATATTGAGGACTATCCAGGTTTGGATAACCTACACTCCTACAAAGTCCATCTACGTGAATCcgataaaaaaatccttttaagtGGTAAAAAAGAGGATTATGGAAAAGGAATTAGACGTACAAATAGTCCTCTTAAATGTGATGTCAATGATAATCGTTTAGTTATCATTGTTGGAGGTGGAGCTGCGGCTCAAGCTTGTCTAGAAGTCTTGAGAGGGCCTGATTGCAGATATAGAGGTAAAATACTATTAGTTTCAAATGAGGAGCATTCCCCTTATGATCGACCAAAGCTCAGCAAGGCACTAGGCGTCAATCCAGAAGAAATCCTTCTTCGTCAATCCAATTTTTATACCGATCGggatattgatattaaattagGAACATCTTTAAAATCCATCAGTCCAAATGAAAAGAAAGTTAAACTCTCCGATGACACGACCCTGAATTATGATAAAATCGTTCTTGCTACTGGAACTGTTCCTCGAGTTCTAGAACTTCCTGGAGCGGAtctgaataatatatttgtacttaGAACTCCCAAAGATGCTAATGCAATCATTACAAATGCTACTGGAAAAAGAGTTGTGATTATTGGTGGTAGTTTCATTGGTACAGAGGTGGCAGCTTCACTAATTGGAAAAGCTTCTGAAGTAAGCTTGGTAGGGACTTCCGAgtctttatttgaaaagacACTTGGAAAAGAAATTGGATCATTTGTTCAGAAGATGCATGAGAACAAAGGAGTGAATTTTTTTCTAGGTGTAAAGCCTTTAGAGTACAAATCATCAAATGGGACAACAGTTGAGGTTGTTGCACTCTCAGATGGTTCCGAAATACCTGCAGATGTAGTTGTATTGGGAGTTGGTGTCTTTCCAAACACAAAAGGCTACTTAAAAGACTCTGGAGTCCTTACGGATGAGCGTGGTTATATATTGGTGAATGAAAGAATGGAAACAAATATTGAAGGAATTTATGCAGCTGGTGATGTCGTTAAATTTCCTCTCTTCACCCATGATAATAAAGAAGTGTCGATAGGACACTGGGGCTTAGCAAAATCTCATGGACGTATAGCTGCTTATAATGTTGCTTCCTTCAACCCAGAATCTCCCAAGACACAGATTAAAACAGTTCCATTCTTTTGGACAGTGCAATATGGGAAATCTCTTCGTGTCGCTGGGTTTGCTGATTCCTATGATGAAATCATATATGATGGCTCTGTTTCAGATGGGAAATTTGCTGCCTTTTATGTAAAGGAAGGTAAAGTAATGAGCGTAGCAACTCTGATGAGAGATCCAATTGCTGCCAAATTTGCTGATTTTTTACGAAAAGGAAATGTTCTTACAAAAGAGTGCATTGATGATTGGATTTTGTCCAAATAATGTTGAGTGCATTGTCGTAAGTATAGATAGTTGATCGACTGTATACTGAGATTCTGATTATTTCTCATAtgtattggaaataaaaatttatttatttacaaattgttCAGCTtcattaattgtataattactACTGTGTTAGTTATTTGATATTGAGATTTTGATGGacatatttgtttcatttacaATTGAAAACAAGATTGTATAGCATATGTTcgctttatttataaattataatgtataatatgtaaatattttttgtagcatTTGGTATTTACATCATGTTGTCAcaaaatggataaattattgttacattatattgatatattatttgtatgtaagTAAAACTATAATGATTTGAATATCATAtatgatattcaaataattataattacctaCTTGATGCCTTCATATGAATGTGAATAAAGAGAGTTTTAATGTAATGTCAGTATTGTGGATTTCGGCCAATGAACAACAATgctttataacaatgaaaaacccttttccttattattaaggAAAACAGTGTGAACTATTGtatgtcaaaatgagaccaacaaataaaattactttgatctttcaaaaatatatccctctattttatataagtacGTGAAAATGGTCCAAATCCTCTTGAgagtaaataaagaagaaaagtatatgttgggaACTTTGATAGACGTCATAATATCTACAGAAAAAGATCAATAAATAAACCATGCACCATGTTCGTTAATacttagtgttggatcagtcctaggactgatcgcCTAATCAGTCCCCCTCCCCCTTTTCAGTCTCTCTTTTTTATCGGTCCAATCTCttttaccattcaacagtcctaaggaccgatacattggtctttcagtcctacctaggattgaagaattaaaaagaaTCAGTTACTACCTCGACTCCTTTTTATTCAGCCTCTGTCTTGGTAACAGGGGGCGTCGCTTGAAAATTCGAGTCCAGAAattgatattagatacaaacagggtcGCAGCTACGTTAGACTCATATTGCTTAGTGTCCAAAGTTCCAGAAGGGAACCCAAAagctaaggttgcttaagacaatgattttaaaaatggggCCGTGCTATGAGGATAAGGAGGAGGGGGTGCATGAAGATGGAGAATTACTTTCAgtctatacatacatagtacatatattttgtataagggGGCCCCGGCTAAAAAGATATCAGTGTAGGAGGGCCTTGCCATAGTTATGTTTGGGAACCCCTGGCTTAAGGATTATTATAGGGAACCGACAAGCTTAATAGCAGACTTGGATCCATAATTTGGAACTcaaatacaactgtatcaccctttcgacataaaaaaataactagcaAAAGCtataattgcacaaaaaaactcagaaaatagACTTATTAATTAAACCTAATTGCGAAGCTGATAAACGATATATTGAGGTCTCGGTTCTACTTTATCAGATACGGTTCTAGAAGTTCAAGAACCGACCCTGCTAGAACGTTAAGGAAACAACCTTGTACATAACCTCTTAAAACTTATGATTTATGATCAAGCATCAGGTACTTAAATGGCGTAGTAACTACGACGTAATTTCaccatttgtaacttttttatatataagaccgataaggaccggtcctaggattgacaaattttataaggaCCGGACTGGTAGAACTGTAGTCGGTTTAATTCTTTTAGACTTATCCTAAACTACTTATAAGTaataatacgtttgaattttcaaaatagggagaaatagtTAATGAGAGACCTAATCTTGTAGAttatacaaaaacatatatttttattattatgtacgCTCTcgaggattttgacaattttcacatccctaattaTATGCctgattctaaaatatatatttacatgattATACTAtcataattccatattttagataaaaaataactattacaatCAAGacaataagatatttttctctaattatcctacttttctacTCACAAATAATCGATCAAAATATGTGCATAACTGTACAAACCTAGCCACTTCATACTAGGGGTTTTGAATATCTTTTACTTTGATTTAGTGCTTATCATAAGAATATAATAGTATTCAATGAAGgtcttaaatctttttttttattcttaaagacatttgatggagtttaatcaacatttatcaggggcgtccgcaggaagTGGGCtggattttgttttgaaatttggcccagaaaataatcatttttgtctttatcactcaaaaaatatctttttgtgGTGGGAAAATAAgtgtgaaaaaattattaagtcaGATTCATACCCGgcccaaaataaaatcctgtgaACGCCCTGTTGATTGGAAATTTGCccatttcaaatagtaaaaatatcagcCTTGAACCCCCAAGATGGCGtcaccttcaattatgatgcaatttatgacgtctgTGAAAATGCTccatacaatattttaaaatgtcaaaagaaAAGAGCATCGGGCAGTAACTTAggactattaaaataaagatttaggTTATTGTTCCGCTTCATTGCGATTTTATTCGTGGATTAGtaggaaatgaaatataataaagtattgaGTTCAATGTTCTTGAATCTAGGATTAAATGTACGAAGGGGTATACTTATTGGCAATATAGGATCGAAGAATATGATTACTCACATACAATTCTAATCAATAATTATGCTATAAATTCCGTCCAAATATGATAACTCTTTTCCCCCTCATCCTTCATCAATCACATGTTATTGTATTCTTACAAATATTGTCAGGTACGTTGTCACTAGTtacattttcggtttcttaGAAAAACCCTAGGTATTTCACTTGAatgttatgtataaatattttttgtgcaaataacaatatactatatattcttttcttttgtggaaaaaaaaaaaagcatgagGTAAAATGTGTGTAAATATaccttaatatttgaaacataaatcGTCGAAGTATAACATTGTAATTTGAgtactttataaattatcatcatTCGAGGAGAAGTGTCCcccaagagagagagagaggaaatCAAAATCCGGATCCATTACCTCCACTTTTCCATTTTGTACGTGGGTAAGGAATGTTATACCTTAACATACTTTCTAAATTATAGTCGTTAAATAAGTACCCTGCTTTCTATCGACCTTTTTAAGCCCCCCTTCCATACAACTCAGTGGCAATAATAAGCCATGACCTCAAATGTGTTTGTTTGAATCCCATTGGCCCCACAATATTTTGGACATCACATTCTTACTTAACCATTTGCACCGTTAGGTATATATAGGGCTCGAAGATGAAATCCGCACCCTCTctcctatttacaaaaaacaactttaaatccataatttttaatattttaattcaaataaaagacAGTCATTATAGGTCATGTTTCTTAAGGCTTACTCGCTATAATTGCACTCAGTCTcgatacggcctctgaaccggaaGCAGGCCTTGATGGCAGACTTGCCATAGTTATGTGGGAACGGTCTATTAGTGTGTGCCTCGAGGTACCCCAGACATAATGGATTCGTTCAGGCCGCTGGTCCTTGTTCACGGGGTGGTAGGAGTTTTCCTCTTCTTGTAAGACTGGGATTTGAGATCCTCGTTAACACATGCCCTAATCGTCTTGTCACTGACTTCAAGTTCCTTTCCAATTGAAACGAAGGACCTCGTCGGGGACCGCTCAATGATGGAGCGCACCTTCTCGATGAACTCTgcgtccctgaccttcctggaGTCTTCTTGTGACCTTCGCGACCTCGAAATAGTCATCCGGGGGTTCTTTGAATCCTCCAGTTTCTTCCTGGTTTCCTGGATGTAGCGCATTGTTAGCCCAGTGGTGTTACAGATGTCACGGTTGCTGATTTGTCCTTGATTATTAATTAGACACATAACTACAGCGCATCTCCGTTCCTCCTCTGTGAAATGAATATCCCGCATCTCAGAGTATAATTCTTCCATTGTAGCGAAATTTGACTGTGTCTTTATATTAGgcgagatttaaaaaaaattaaattgtcaatTGATATGACGATGACATTTGGAGCAGGGAAACCCAAAGAGGACGTGGATTTCATCTTCGAGTCCTGTAAATTTCTACAATAGAAACCCTAGgaaatcataatataaatattattaatacgtATTTACTGTACTAGGCTTGGATAATACGAGAGCTAGGAAACTGCAGGCAAGATCTTTTCTTTCAAAACGTTGCTTATTGGTCAATGATGATTCCAAAATGGCGGCATTTTTTTGTAGCTGGAAAGTCTACTGCAAAGTGTATTAGGAGCGCCCTCTATCTCCTTTGGCAAGCGATTGGTTGAAAGAGTATGGATTCAGTGAATCATTGTAGctggaaaagagaaaaaaggggTAGATGTCGCTAGCTAAAAGTTGAAATGCTACTCCTTTTTTGTAGCCggctctttcttttttcttctcttctttaggccgctttttttttcttctttctcagAACGTTGTGGTTTCCTGCTAATCCTCTCTCTTCAGTGAATGAGTGAAGAGTCTTAGAACACTTCTCTCTGAGAACCTCGCGTCTGTTGTCTTTTTGGAGTCATCCTCGTTGTCTTGGTTACTATCAGTATTAGGGTTTGATATCTGTCTGTGGTAATAATAGGAGAGAATCGCCGTCATCGTCGTCATCACTCCGTACTTTTATTAG
Coding sequences within:
- the LOC121126028 gene encoding apoptosis-inducing factor 3 isoform X1 — its product is MIVQSFLKISRGLSRNVKPYPLFYSKTGSIIKPHILRVMGQNCVTAHSQILPELCHLDDIPDGGMKEVELPSNYGEGKILLLRDGLNIKALSPKCTHYAAPLSKGTYDPQLGTVRCPFHGACFNVETGDIEDYPGLDNLHSYKVHLRESDKKILLSGKKEDYGKGIRRTNSPLKCDVNDNRLVIIVGGGAAAQACLEVLRGPDCRYRGKILLVSNEEHSPYDRPKLSKALGVNPEEILLRQSNFYTDRDIDIKLGTSLKSISPNEKKVKLSDDTTLNYDKIVLATGTVPRVLELPGADLNNIFVLRTPKDANAIITNATGKRVVIIGGSFIGTEVAASLIGKASEVSLVGTSESLFEKTLGKEIGSFVQKMHENKGVNFFLGVKPLEYKSSNGTTVEVVALSDGSEIPADVVVLGVGVFPNTKGYLKDSGVLTDERGYILVNERMETNIEGIYAAGDVVKFPLFTHDNKEVSIGHWGLAKSHGRIAAYNVASFNPESPKTQIKTVPFFWTVQYGKSLRVAGFADSYDEIIYDGSVSDGKFAAFYVKEGKVMSVATLMRDPIAAKFADFLRKGNVLTKECIDDWILSK
- the LOC121126028 gene encoding apoptosis-inducing factor 3 isoform X2; its protein translation is MIVQSFLKISRGLSRYPLFYSKTGSIIKPHILRVMGQNCVTAHSQILPELCHLDDIPDGGMKEVELPSNYGEGKILLLRDGLNIKALSPKCTHYAAPLSKGTYDPQLGTVRCPFHGACFNVETGDIEDYPGLDNLHSYKVHLRESDKKILLSGKKEDYGKGIRRTNSPLKCDVNDNRLVIIVGGGAAAQACLEVLRGPDCRYRGKILLVSNEEHSPYDRPKLSKALGVNPEEILLRQSNFYTDRDIDIKLGTSLKSISPNEKKVKLSDDTTLNYDKIVLATGTVPRVLELPGADLNNIFVLRTPKDANAIITNATGKRVVIIGGSFIGTEVAASLIGKASEVSLVGTSESLFEKTLGKEIGSFVQKMHENKGVNFFLGVKPLEYKSSNGTTVEVVALSDGSEIPADVVVLGVGVFPNTKGYLKDSGVLTDERGYILVNERMETNIEGIYAAGDVVKFPLFTHDNKEVSIGHWGLAKSHGRIAAYNVASFNPESPKTQIKTVPFFWTVQYGKSLRVAGFADSYDEIIYDGSVSDGKFAAFYVKEGKVMSVATLMRDPIAAKFADFLRKGNVLTKECIDDWILSK
- the LOC121126028 gene encoding apoptosis-inducing factor 3 isoform X4 yields the protein MGQNCVTAHSQILPELCHLDDIPDGGMKEVELPSNYGEGKILLLRDGLNIKALSPKCTHYAAPLSKGTYDPQLGTVRCPFHGACFNVETGDIEDYPGLDNLHSYKVHLRESDKKILLSGKKEDYGKGIRRTNSPLKCDVNDNRLVIIVGGGAAAQACLEVLRGPDCRYRGKILLVSNEEHSPYDRPKLSKALGVNPEEILLRQSNFYTDRDIDIKLGTSLKSISPNEKKVKLSDDTTLNYDKIVLATGTVPRVLELPGADLNNIFVLRTPKDANAIITNATGKRVVIIGGSFIGTEVAASLIGKASEVSLVGTSESLFEKTLGKEIGSFVQKMHENKGVNFFLGVKPLEYKSSNGTTVEVVALSDGSEIPADVVVLGVGVFPNTKGYLKDSGVLTDERGYILVNERMETNIEGIYAAGDVVKFPLFTHDNKEVSIGHWGLAKSHGRIAAYNVASFNPESPKTQIKTVPFFWTVQYGKSLRVAGFADSYDEIIYDGSVSDGKFAAFYVKEGKVMSVATLMRDPIAAKFADFLRKGNVLTKECIDDWILSK
- the LOC121126028 gene encoding apoptosis-inducing factor 3 isoform X3, with the protein product MSWLFKNVYPLFYSKTGSIIKPHILRVMGQNCVTAHSQILPELCHLDDIPDGGMKEVELPSNYGEGKILLLRDGLNIKALSPKCTHYAAPLSKGTYDPQLGTVRCPFHGACFNVETGDIEDYPGLDNLHSYKVHLRESDKKILLSGKKEDYGKGIRRTNSPLKCDVNDNRLVIIVGGGAAAQACLEVLRGPDCRYRGKILLVSNEEHSPYDRPKLSKALGVNPEEILLRQSNFYTDRDIDIKLGTSLKSISPNEKKVKLSDDTTLNYDKIVLATGTVPRVLELPGADLNNIFVLRTPKDANAIITNATGKRVVIIGGSFIGTEVAASLIGKASEVSLVGTSESLFEKTLGKEIGSFVQKMHENKGVNFFLGVKPLEYKSSNGTTVEVVALSDGSEIPADVVVLGVGVFPNTKGYLKDSGVLTDERGYILVNERMETNIEGIYAAGDVVKFPLFTHDNKEVSIGHWGLAKSHGRIAAYNVASFNPESPKTQIKTVPFFWTVQYGKSLRVAGFADSYDEIIYDGSVSDGKFAAFYVKEGKVMSVATLMRDPIAAKFADFLRKGNVLTKECIDDWILSK